One Rhizobiales bacterium GAS188 DNA window includes the following coding sequences:
- a CDS encoding drug resistance transporter, EmrB/QacA subfamily — protein MSAQSPAEAAPAPLSTTKLFLTIFPSIMLPMFLAVADQTIVATALPAIAASLGNVEQISWVVISYLLATTIAAPVYGRLGDVFGRRRVMYVGLTIFMVASVLCALAPSIVLLSLARLLQGLGGGGLMTSSQALIGETIPPRERGRYQGYLAAVVVSSSTFGPVAGGYLTQHFGWQSVFLVNIPIGLLAAVLMLRLPRRRSSDEAWQFDAMGLALFVLFVAPTLLAIEFAQRFEASFMPLVIALAVCAVGALILLIRQEKRVASPLLPISLLSKAAIWRSDALAACHGAALVSLITFLPLYLRVVRGATASESGFLLLPLTAGIGLGSLVTGRLVSKTGRTFVFPSFGLIVSLATIIGLALGAPYLTPPQISGLLGVNALFMGTVMGVVNVTVQSAAGPRMLGAAAGSVQFSRSVGASIGTAIVGAVLFLSLATTDSKAAALLGAMVERGPDILAQLDPERQKVVALEIAHAFRAAFLTVSLFTAGALVLAWVNPARRV, from the coding sequence TTGTCCGCCCAGTCTCCCGCCGAGGCCGCACCGGCACCCCTCTCGACGACCAAGCTGTTCCTGACGATCTTCCCCTCGATCATGCTGCCGATGTTCCTCGCGGTCGCGGATCAGACGATCGTGGCGACCGCCTTGCCGGCGATCGCGGCTTCGCTCGGCAATGTCGAGCAGATCTCATGGGTGGTCATCTCCTACCTCCTGGCGACGACGATCGCTGCGCCCGTCTATGGACGCTTGGGCGACGTCTTCGGGCGCAGGCGGGTGATGTATGTCGGGCTCACCATTTTCATGGTCGCCTCGGTGCTCTGCGCGCTGGCGCCGAGCATCGTGCTCCTGTCGCTGGCGCGCCTGCTGCAAGGGCTCGGCGGCGGCGGGCTGATGACCTCCTCGCAAGCCCTGATCGGGGAGACCATTCCGCCCCGCGAGCGCGGGCGCTATCAGGGCTATCTCGCAGCCGTCGTCGTCTCCTCATCGACCTTCGGTCCGGTCGCCGGCGGGTATCTGACCCAGCATTTCGGCTGGCAGTCGGTGTTCCTGGTCAACATACCGATCGGCCTCCTCGCCGCCGTCCTCATGTTGCGCCTGCCGCGGCGGCGCAGCTCGGACGAGGCTTGGCAGTTCGACGCCATGGGGCTCGCTCTGTTCGTGTTGTTCGTCGCCCCCACCTTGCTGGCGATCGAGTTCGCGCAACGCTTCGAGGCAAGCTTCATGCCGCTGGTCATTGCTCTTGCGGTCTGCGCCGTCGGCGCGCTGATCCTGCTGATCCGCCAGGAGAAGCGGGTCGCCTCTCCGCTCCTGCCGATCTCGCTCCTGAGCAAGGCGGCGATCTGGCGCAGCGACGCGCTCGCCGCTTGCCATGGCGCGGCGCTCGTCTCGCTCATCACCTTCCTGCCGCTGTATCTTCGCGTGGTGCGCGGCGCCACGGCATCCGAGAGCGGCTTCCTGCTCCTGCCGCTCACCGCCGGGATCGGCCTCGGCTCGCTGGTCACCGGCCGCCTGGTCTCGAAGACGGGCCGGACCTTCGTCTTCCCCTCCTTCGGGCTCATCGTATCGCTCGCGACCATCATCGGGCTTGCGCTTGGAGCACCCTATCTTACGCCGCCGCAGATTTCCGGGCTGCTCGGCGTGAATGCGCTGTTCATGGGAACCGTGATGGGCGTGGTCAATGTGACGGTGCAATCGGCGGCCGGCCCGAGGATGCTGGGCGCGGCGGCTGGCTCCGTCCAGTTCTCGCGCTCGGTCGGGGCCTCGATCGGCACGGCGATCGTCGGCGCCGTGCTCTTCCTGTCGCTCGCCACCACCGACAGCAAAGCTGCCGCCTTGCTGGGCGCGATGGTGGAGCGCGGGCCCGACATCCTGGCGCAGCTCGATCCCGAGCGCCAGAAGGTGGTCGCGCTCGAGATCGCGCACGCCTTCCGCGCCGCTTTCCTCACGGTCTCGCTGTTCACCGCAGGCGCGCTCGTGCTCGCCTGGGTCAATCCGGCACGCCGCGTGTAA
- a CDS encoding porin, OprB family, translating to MGRGGLARALLARVLLAGAVFGLLAGSPAFADGGPCDAPTGPAQYPDKFDWKAGSYLFGDLYGVRAKGTEAGVTLCSQYNFYAYDNARGGLKRGVDAQGQLFSWIDIDLGKFTRVDLLNDTYLHAGLYSLQGRSITPREIGAFSSVSFFEALSTNRLGAVWIERRFLEGKLSVRAGQLGIDDEFFQAPTAQAFLNSTFGFPGWTGAVLPGGGAAYPLQGPGARVKYSPTDAITVMAGAYTGDPAGRSNPVPQLANRFGTTFNLNGGTLWIAEAAYSTAYANSGVALPGTYKIGSWFETGHNFNALHLDTSGLSLAAPSSTGQAKRSSNDWGVYGIVDQTLLTGDKDGVHKLAAFLRLGASPSDRNLVDLYADAGLTFTGLIPGRPTDLIGVGVAYDRISDAARALDRDTRAFATMAAIANPASFAFPSSPMAPVRDQEVMIEALYTVNVTPWLTVDLDVQHFFHPGGHVLAASGPNLGKVVKDATVLGLNTQIKF from the coding sequence ATGGGGCGCGGCGGCTTGGCGAGAGCTCTCCTTGCGAGAGTTCTCTTGGCGGGAGCGGTCTTTGGGCTGCTGGCGGGTTCGCCCGCCTTCGCGGATGGCGGTCCTTGCGACGCGCCGACCGGTCCGGCGCAATATCCCGACAAATTCGACTGGAAGGCCGGATCCTATCTTTTCGGCGATCTCTATGGCGTACGTGCCAAGGGGACCGAAGCCGGCGTGACCTTGTGCTCGCAATATAATTTCTACGCCTATGACAATGCGCGTGGAGGCTTGAAGCGCGGCGTCGACGCGCAAGGCCAGCTCTTCTCCTGGATCGACATCGATCTCGGCAAGTTCACCCGTGTCGACCTTCTGAACGACACCTATCTGCACGCAGGCCTTTATTCGCTGCAAGGACGCTCGATCACGCCGCGCGAGATCGGCGCCTTCTCCTCGGTGAGCTTCTTCGAGGCGCTTTCGACCAACCGGCTGGGCGCGGTGTGGATCGAACGGCGTTTCCTTGAAGGCAAGCTCAGCGTGCGTGCAGGCCAGCTCGGCATCGACGATGAGTTCTTCCAGGCGCCGACCGCGCAGGCTTTCCTCAACTCGACCTTCGGTTTTCCGGGCTGGACAGGAGCCGTGCTGCCGGGGGGAGGGGCCGCCTATCCGCTGCAAGGGCCGGGAGCGCGCGTCAAATATTCGCCGACCGACGCCATAACGGTGATGGCCGGTGCCTATACGGGCGATCCGGCCGGCCGCAGCAATCCGGTTCCCCAGCTCGCCAACCGCTTCGGCACCACCTTCAACCTGAACGGCGGCACCTTGTGGATCGCCGAAGCCGCCTATTCGACGGCTTACGCGAATTCCGGCGTCGCGCTGCCCGGCACCTACAAGATCGGCTCCTGGTTCGAGACCGGTCATAACTTCAACGCCCTGCATCTCGACACTAGCGGGCTGTCCCTGGCCGCCCCGAGCTCGACCGGCCAGGCGAAGCGCTCTTCCAATGATTGGGGCGTCTACGGCATCGTCGACCAGACGCTGCTGACCGGCGACAAGGACGGGGTGCATAAGCTCGCCGCCTTCCTGCGGCTCGGCGCCAGCCCGAGCGACCGCAACCTCGTCGATCTTTATGCCGATGCCGGCTTGACCTTCACCGGGCTGATCCCCGGCCGGCCCACCGATCTGATCGGCGTGGGCGTGGCCTATGACCGCATCAGCGATGCGGCGCGCGCGCTCGATCGCGACACGCGCGCCTTCGCGACCATGGCGGCGATCGCCAACCCGGCTTCTTTCGCCTTTCCTTCAAGCCCGATGGCTCCGGTGCGCGACCAGGAGGTGATGATCGAGGCGCTCTACACCGTCAACGTCACGCCCTGGCTCACCGTCGACCTCGACGTCCAGCACTTCTTCCACCCGGGCGGCCATGTGCTGGCGGCGAGCGGCCCCAATCTCGGCAAGGTCGTCAAGGATGCGACCGTGCTCGGCCTCAACACCCAGATCAAGTTCTGA
- a CDS encoding Catechol 2,3-dioxygenase, which produces MLDHVGFAVSDYDRSLAFYKTALEPLGYGVVMEIPREVTGGEAHAGFGPEGRPQFWIGSGVSLSGRLHVAFTAGSRADVDAFHEAAMRAGAKDNGRPGLRPLYHPNYYGAFVLDPDGHNVEAVCHLP; this is translated from the coding sequence ATGCTCGATCATGTAGGCTTTGCCGTCTCCGACTACGACCGCTCGCTCGCCTTCTACAAGACGGCCCTCGAGCCGCTCGGCTACGGTGTCGTCATGGAGATCCCGCGCGAGGTGACAGGCGGAGAGGCCCATGCCGGCTTCGGGCCGGAGGGGCGGCCGCAATTCTGGATCGGCTCGGGCGTTTCCCTTTCGGGGCGCCTGCACGTCGCCTTCACGGCAGGCTCGCGCGCCGATGTCGATGCCTTCCATGAAGCCGCGATGCGAGCCGGCGCCAAGGACAACGGCAGACCGGGGCTGCGCCCTCTTTATCATCCGAATTATTACGGTGCCTTCGTGCTCGATCCCGACGGCCATAATGTCGAGGCGGTATGTCACCTGCCCTGA
- a CDS encoding replicative DNA helicase: MSNAVALKPLPQTPEYRQAPASVEAEQALLGAILINNEAFDKVQDFLEASHFSEEIHRRIYENSASLIRAGKLASPITLKTFLGDTEAGGVTMSQYLARLAAEATTIINAEQYGRIIYELHQRRSLIGIGTEVVNTAFDAQVDLPPKAQIEEAEKKLYELAELGRYEKGFVRFTDAAARAIDMAAAAYRRDGKLSGVATGLADLDRMMGGLQSSDLVIIAGRPGMGKTALATNIAYNIARSYQAEEEPDGRLRTVDGGIVGFFSLEMSAEQLATRIIAERSGVPSYKIRRGDIIEDDRRGIFEFSKITEAAREMQSIPLYIDETGGISIAQLVSRARRLKRQRGLDVLFVDYLQLLSASAKRGENRVQELTEITTSLKALAKELAAPVVALSQLSRQVENRDDKRPQLSDLRESGSIEQDADVVIFVYREEYYLKNKKPREGTDDHLKWMGEMEQAHGKAEIIIGKQRHGPTGTVEVQFEADVTRFSNLAHDESLPEQM; the protein is encoded by the coding sequence ATGTCGAACGCCGTCGCCCTGAAGCCTCTCCCGCAAACGCCCGAATACCGGCAGGCGCCGGCCTCGGTCGAGGCCGAGCAGGCGCTGCTCGGCGCCATCCTCATCAACAACGAGGCCTTCGACAAGGTCCAGGATTTCCTCGAGGCCTCGCATTTCTCCGAGGAGATCCATCGTCGCATCTATGAGAACTCCGCCTCCCTGATTCGGGCAGGCAAGCTCGCTTCGCCGATCACGCTCAAGACCTTCCTCGGCGACACCGAGGCTGGCGGCGTGACGATGTCGCAATATCTGGCGAGGCTCGCCGCCGAGGCGACCACGATCATCAATGCGGAGCAGTACGGGCGGATCATCTACGAGCTGCATCAGCGCCGCTCCCTGATCGGCATCGGCACCGAGGTGGTCAACACCGCCTTCGACGCCCAGGTCGACCTGCCGCCCAAGGCCCAGATCGAGGAGGCCGAGAAGAAGCTCTATGAGCTCGCCGAGCTCGGGCGCTATGAGAAAGGCTTCGTCCGCTTCACGGACGCCGCGGCGCGCGCCATCGACATGGCGGCCGCCGCCTATCGGCGCGACGGCAAGCTCTCGGGCGTCGCCACCGGCCTCGCCGATCTCGACCGCATGATGGGTGGCCTGCAATCCTCCGATCTCGTGATCATTGCGGGGCGTCCCGGCATGGGAAAGACGGCGCTCGCGACCAACATCGCCTATAATATCGCGCGCTCCTACCAGGCCGAGGAGGAGCCCGACGGGCGGCTGCGCACCGTCGATGGCGGCATCGTCGGTTTCTTCTCGCTCGAAATGTCGGCTGAGCAGCTCGCCACCCGCATCATCGCCGAGCGCTCGGGCGTGCCCTCCTACAAGATCAGGCGCGGCGACATCATCGAGGATGACCGGCGCGGCATTTTCGAGTTCTCGAAGATCACCGAAGCCGCGCGCGAGATGCAGTCCATCCCGCTCTATATCGACGAGACCGGCGGCATCTCGATCGCGCAATTGGTGTCGCGGGCCCGCAGGCTCAAGCGTCAGCGCGGCCTCGACGTGCTGTTCGTGGATTATCTGCAGCTCCTCTCGGCTTCGGCGAAGCGCGGCGAGAACCGCGTCCAGGAGCTCACCGAGATCACCACCAGCCTGAAGGCGCTGGCCAAGGAGTTGGCGGCGCCGGTCGTGGCGCTGTCGCAGCTCTCGCGCCAGGTTGAGAACCGCGACGACAAGCGCCCGCAGCTCTCGGATCTGCGTGAATCGGGATCGATCGAGCAGGATGCCGACGTGGTGATCTTCGTCTATCGCGAGGAATATTATTTGAAGAACAAGAAGCCGCGCGAAGGCACCGACGATCATCTCAAATGGATGGGTGAGATGGAGCAGGCGCATGGCAAGGCCGAGATCATCATCGGCAAGCAGCGCCACGGCCCGACGGGCACGGTCGAAGTGCAGTTCGAGGCGGATGTGACGCGCTTTTCGAACCTCGCCCACGACGAGTCGCTGCCGGAGCAGATGTAG
- a CDS encoding porin, OprB family, translating into MRCMRSGGRWLPTLAACLLAGVAFADDSGGTPPAAAPNPAPSKAAPKTIWEQDTLLGDMGGFRSKAADAGVQLGLTYTLDLLGNPTGGIRRSFISEGVLAPTLDIDLGKFTKVDALSGTSFHASMFQVAGRSISLHNTGALYLATNIEQVATTRIFEAYFEQKLFGDQVTVRAGQMAIDSEFLVSPTAATFISNTFAFPTWMAADLPNGGAATPLAAPGARVKYAPTDRLSLMLGVYSADPAGRGNLLLTPPSNNPEYKNRYGTTFNLNYGTLYMAEAGYADAKATLPFAYKLGAWFVGGGRFFNQRFDTNGVSLANVALTNGVAKRYSNDWGVYGVADQTLWAPGGEDPRKIAAFVRAGLSPDDRNLIDGYVDGGVTFTGFVPSRSSDVIGVAATYSKISSNASSLDRDTVLFGTNPPGFPIRDYEFVGEATYQLVLAPWLTVQFDAQHIVHPGGHVLAAQGSRTGLLIKDETILGVRTQVKF; encoded by the coding sequence ATGAGATGCATGAGATCGGGCGGGCGCTGGCTGCCTACGCTGGCGGCATGTCTGCTCGCTGGGGTGGCATTTGCCGATGATAGCGGCGGCACACCGCCCGCGGCCGCGCCCAATCCTGCACCGAGCAAGGCCGCGCCGAAAACGATCTGGGAACAGGACACGCTGCTCGGCGATATGGGCGGCTTCCGCAGCAAGGCCGCCGATGCCGGCGTGCAGCTCGGCCTGACCTACACGCTCGACCTGTTGGGCAATCCGACGGGCGGCATCCGGCGAAGCTTCATTTCGGAAGGCGTGCTGGCGCCGACGCTCGACATCGATCTCGGCAAGTTCACCAAGGTCGACGCGCTGTCGGGCACGTCCTTCCATGCCAGCATGTTCCAGGTGGCGGGCCGCTCGATCAGCCTGCACAATACGGGCGCACTTTATCTCGCGACCAATATCGAGCAGGTGGCGACGACGCGCATCTTCGAGGCTTATTTCGAGCAGAAGCTGTTCGGTGATCAGGTGACGGTGCGGGCCGGCCAGATGGCGATCGATTCGGAATTCCTGGTCAGCCCGACCGCCGCGACCTTCATCAGCAACACCTTCGCTTTCCCGACCTGGATGGCCGCCGATCTCCCCAATGGCGGCGCCGCGACGCCGCTGGCAGCGCCCGGCGCACGGGTCAAATACGCGCCGACCGATCGGCTGAGCCTGATGCTCGGCGTCTATTCGGCCGATCCCGCGGGCCGCGGCAACCTGTTGCTCACGCCGCCCTCGAACAACCCCGAATACAAGAACCGCTACGGCACGACCTTCAACCTCAACTATGGCACGCTCTATATGGCGGAGGCGGGCTATGCGGATGCCAAGGCGACCTTGCCCTTCGCCTATAAGCTCGGAGCCTGGTTCGTCGGCGGTGGCCGCTTCTTCAACCAGCGCTTCGATACGAACGGCGTCTCGCTCGCCAATGTGGCCCTGACCAATGGTGTCGCCAAGCGCTATTCCAATGATTGGGGCGTCTACGGCGTCGCCGACCAGACCTTGTGGGCCCCCGGAGGCGAAGATCCGCGCAAGATCGCAGCCTTCGTGCGCGCCGGACTCAGCCCCGACGATCGCAACCTGATCGATGGCTATGTGGATGGCGGCGTCACCTTCACGGGCTTCGTGCCCAGCCGCTCGAGCGACGTCATCGGCGTGGCGGCGACCTATTCCAAGATCAGCTCCAATGCCAGCAGCCTCGATCGCGACACGGTGCTGTTCGGCACCAATCCGCCGGGCTTCCCGATCCGCGACTACGAGTTCGTCGGTGAGGCGACCTACCAGCTGGTCCTCGCGCCATGGCTGACGGTGCAATTCGACGCCCAGCACATCGTCCATCCCGGCGGCCATGTGCTGGCGGCACAAGGCTCGCGCACCGGCCTCCTGATCAAGGATGAGACCATCCTCGGCGTGCGCACCCAGGTGAAGTTCTAA
- a CDS encoding SSU ribosomal protein S6P, protein MSLYEHIFMSRPDVTSQQVEALIEQYKGVIEAGGGKVAKQEYWGVKSLAYKIRKSRKAHFTLLNLDAPHAAVAEMERQMRLSEDVIRFITVRVEAHEDGPSIMMQKRDDRRDRDDRFGDRGYGGGGGGFRDRGDRGDRGPRRDRDQSFEGAPAANSANVQG, encoded by the coding sequence ATGTCGCTCTACGAGCATATTTTCATGTCGCGCCCCGACGTGACTTCACAGCAGGTCGAAGCGCTGATCGAGCAATATAAAGGCGTCATCGAAGCTGGCGGCGGCAAGGTCGCCAAGCAGGAATATTGGGGCGTCAAATCGCTCGCCTACAAGATCCGCAAGAGCCGCAAGGCGCATTTCACGCTCCTCAATCTCGACGCGCCACATGCGGCCGTGGCCGAGATGGAGCGCCAGATGCGTCTCAGCGAGGATGTGATCCGCTTCATCACCGTGCGGGTCGAGGCGCATGAGGATGGACCCTCCATCATGATGCAGAAGCGCGACGACCGGCGCGACCGCGATGACCGCTTCGGCGATCGCGGTTATGGCGGGGGCGGTGGCGGCTTCCGTGACCGCGGCGACCGTGGCGATCGCGGTCCGCGGCGCGACCGCGACCAGAGTTTCGAGGGGGCGCCTGCCGCCAACTCCGCAAACGTGCAGGGCTGA
- a CDS encoding transcriptional regulator, AraC family (manually curated): MIRETCDRARLARDPAFDGLFFTGVRTTRIYCRPICPVHPARSENVVFFPTAASAERAGFRPCLRCRPEAAPGSPAWAGTVTTVGRGLRLIGDGFLDRHSVGELAEILGIGPRHLLRLFMRHAGATPSEAAVTRRVQNAKRLIDQTDLPLSEIAFAAGFSSVRRFNDAFLATYRRPPSSFRRPSKAIAVGWHKT; the protein is encoded by the coding sequence TTGATCCGCGAGACCTGCGATCGCGCCCGACTTGCGCGTGATCCGGCTTTCGACGGCTTGTTTTTCACAGGGGTGCGCACCACGCGCATCTATTGTCGCCCCATATGCCCAGTGCACCCAGCACGGTCTGAAAACGTCGTCTTCTTCCCGACCGCGGCTTCCGCCGAGCGAGCAGGATTTCGTCCCTGCTTGCGCTGCCGACCGGAGGCCGCGCCCGGCAGCCCTGCTTGGGCCGGCACCGTGACGACGGTGGGACGCGGACTTCGGCTCATCGGGGACGGCTTTCTTGATCGGCACTCGGTCGGGGAGCTGGCGGAGATTCTCGGGATCGGGCCACGTCACCTTCTTCGACTGTTCATGCGGCATGCGGGTGCGACGCCGAGCGAGGCAGCGGTGACCCGACGGGTTCAAAATGCCAAGCGACTCATCGACCAGACCGATCTGCCTTTGTCCGAGATTGCGTTTGCCGCGGGGTTCAGCAGCGTGAGGCGCTTCAACGATGCGTTCCTCGCAACCTACAGACGCCCGCCTTCGTCATTCCGCAGGCCGTCAAAAGCGATCGCGGTCGGCTGGCACAAAACGTGA
- a CDS encoding Permease of the drug/metabolite transporter (DMT) superfamily: protein MSTAGSASAIEKRETNFATEISLLVLLSFLWGGSFTLIKIAVETIPPATMVATRVAVAAILLALFIRWRGLDLPKDAKTWQGFLVQGLLQSALPFTLISWGEEHISSGLAGVLNATPPIFALLITLATRHEQVGWQKIAGVLLGIAGVVTIMGKAAPLGIGSAPLAQAAVLGSSLCYALAPMWGRRFAALPAAVTATGAMSCAAILMVPIALAVDRPWTLSPSSVAIAALAVLSVLCTAVAMIIFFRLVQTLGALGTNSGSYLRAGFSVALGVLVLGEAFTWWTLVGMVLIVLGIAAVNGQLRRASGRGRPASPPSSAQRRYWR from the coding sequence GTGAGCACAGCGGGATCGGCAAGCGCCATAGAAAAGCGGGAGACAAACTTTGCCACAGAGATCTCCCTCCTGGTTCTCTTGTCCTTCCTGTGGGGCGGTTCGTTCACGCTGATCAAGATTGCGGTCGAGACGATCCCGCCCGCAACCATGGTTGCCACCCGCGTCGCCGTGGCCGCCATCCTGCTCGCCTTGTTCATCAGATGGCGCGGCCTCGATCTGCCGAAGGATGCGAAGACCTGGCAGGGATTTCTCGTTCAAGGCCTGCTCCAGAGCGCGCTGCCTTTCACCCTGATCAGCTGGGGCGAGGAACACATTTCCAGCGGGCTCGCCGGCGTGCTCAACGCCACACCGCCGATTTTCGCATTGCTGATCACCCTCGCCACACGACATGAACAGGTCGGCTGGCAGAAGATCGCCGGGGTGCTGCTCGGCATTGCCGGGGTCGTCACCATCATGGGCAAAGCGGCGCCACTGGGCATCGGGAGCGCTCCCTTGGCGCAGGCTGCCGTGCTGGGATCGAGCCTGTGCTATGCGCTCGCGCCGATGTGGGGCAGGCGTTTCGCCGCTCTGCCGGCCGCCGTGACGGCGACGGGCGCCATGAGCTGCGCTGCCATTCTCATGGTTCCGATCGCGCTTGCGGTCGATAGGCCCTGGACGCTATCGCCGAGCTCTGTGGCGATCGCTGCGCTCGCCGTGCTGTCGGTGCTTTGCACCGCAGTCGCGATGATCATCTTCTTCCGACTGGTGCAAACGCTCGGAGCGCTCGGGACAAATAGCGGCAGCTATCTCAGAGCAGGCTTCAGCGTGGCGCTCGGGGTTCTGGTGCTCGGCGAAGCCTTCACGTGGTGGACCCTCGTCGGCATGGTTCTGATCGTGCTCGGCATCGCGGCCGTGAACGGACAATTGCGTCGGGCGTCCGGCCGAGGGCGACCGGCGTCGCCGCCTTCGTCCGCTCAGCGCAGATACTGGCGCTGA
- a CDS encoding SSU ribosomal protein S18P: protein MTVSTSTSTTRRPFFRRRKSCPFSGANAPKIDYKDVKLLSRYVSERGKIVPSRITAVSQKKQRELATAIKRARFLGLMPYVIR from the coding sequence ATGACCGTTTCCACTTCCACTTCCACCACGCGCCGCCCCTTCTTCCGTCGCCGCAAGAGCTGCCCGTTCTCGGGCGCCAATGCACCCAAGATCGACTACAAGGACGTGAAGCTCCTGTCGCGCTACGTGTCCGAGCGCGGCAAGATCGTGCCGTCGCGCATCACGGCCGTCTCGCAGAAGAAGCAGCGCGAGCTCGCGACCGCGATCAAGCGGGCCCGCTTCCTCGGGCTGATGCCTTACGTCATTCGCTGA
- a CDS encoding large subunit ribosomal protein L9, protein MEVILLERVAKLGQIGDVVRVKDGFARNFLLPRNKALRATESNRKRFESQRVEIEARNLELKTEAKAVAEKLDGQSVVLIRQAGESGQLYGSVSTRDIAEALVKARFKVSREQVVLNTPIKTLGLHTVPVHLHPEVDVKITVNAARSAEEAERQARGEVIATREETSLEDLGLEVGAALAEAGPLAQF, encoded by the coding sequence ATGGAAGTGATTCTGCTCGAGCGTGTCGCCAAGCTCGGCCAAATCGGCGATGTCGTGCGTGTCAAGGACGGGTTCGCCCGCAATTTCCTCTTGCCGCGCAACAAGGCGCTGCGCGCCACCGAATCCAATCGCAAGCGCTTCGAGAGCCAGCGCGTCGAGATCGAGGCGCGCAACCTCGAGCTCAAGACGGAGGCGAAAGCGGTCGCCGAGAAGCTCGACGGCCAGAGCGTCGTCCTCATCCGCCAGGCCGGCGAGAGCGGCCAGCTTTACGGCTCGGTCTCGACGCGTGACATCGCCGAGGCGCTCGTCAAGGCGCGCTTCAAAGTGTCGCGCGAGCAGGTCGTGCTCAATACCCCGATCAAGACGCTCGGCCTGCACACCGTTCCGGTACATCTGCACCCGGAAGTCGACGTCAAGATCACGGTCAATGCGGCGCGCAGCGCCGAGGAAGCCGAGCGCCAGGCGCGCGGCGAAGTGATCGCAACGCGCGAGGAGACGAGCCTCGAGGATCTCGGCCTCGAAGTCGGTGCCGCCCTCGCGGAAGCCGGACCGCTCGCTCAGTTCTGA
- a CDS encoding alanine racemase: protein MSPALSEMALALETASTTPDSLSAAAPASGVLTIDLQAIIANWRQLRARVAPAACAAVVKADAYGTGLAETGAALAGAGCDTFFVAVPSEGLTLRRACPAATIYILNGLAMGQGPLYLAHGLRPVLGSRDEIAEWREAAAGAGGQAAAAIQVDTGINRLGFTMADFATLISETGKTGLGFPLALLMSHFVASDDADHPLNARQIAAFREMRALCPQVQASLANSSGIFLGSAAHHDLVRPGYALYGGNPTPKRDNPMRSVVTLTVPIAQLRVIEAGETVGYDAQWTAPGRRRIATLPIGYADGYPRAATATDVKRERQIVAGEAIIAGRRCPFAGRVSMDLITVDVTGIPEGAVRRGDPAILIGEALPIDEVGGRAETIGYEILTRLRRRYQRQYLR, encoded by the coding sequence ATGTCACCTGCCCTGAGCGAGATGGCGCTGGCCCTCGAGACGGCGAGCACGACGCCGGACAGCCTCTCTGCGGCGGCGCCGGCGAGCGGCGTCCTTACCATCGACCTGCAGGCCATCATCGCCAATTGGCGCCAGTTGCGGGCGCGCGTCGCGCCGGCCGCCTGCGCCGCGGTGGTGAAGGCCGATGCCTATGGCACGGGCCTCGCCGAGACGGGCGCTGCGCTTGCCGGCGCCGGCTGCGACACCTTCTTCGTGGCCGTTCCGTCGGAAGGCCTGACCTTGCGGCGCGCCTGCCCGGCGGCGACCATCTATATCCTCAACGGATTGGCGATGGGGCAGGGGCCGCTCTATCTCGCCCATGGATTGCGGCCGGTGCTGGGCTCGCGCGACGAGATCGCCGAATGGCGCGAAGCCGCGGCTGGCGCGGGCGGGCAAGCGGCGGCGGCGATCCAGGTCGATACCGGCATCAACCGGCTCGGCTTCACCATGGCGGATTTCGCCACGCTGATCTCGGAGACGGGCAAGACGGGCCTCGGCTTTCCCCTGGCGCTGCTGATGAGCCATTTCGTCGCTTCGGACGATGCCGATCATCCGCTCAATGCGCGCCAGATCGCGGCCTTCCGCGAGATGCGGGCCCTGTGCCCGCAGGTGCAGGCGAGCCTCGCCAATTCGTCAGGCATATTCCTCGGATCTGCAGCCCATCACGACCTGGTGCGGCCGGGCTATGCGCTCTATGGCGGCAATCCGACCCCGAAGCGCGATAACCCGATGCGTAGCGTCGTGACGCTGACCGTGCCGATCGCGCAGCTGCGTGTCATCGAAGCAGGCGAAACGGTCGGCTACGATGCGCAATGGACGGCACCAGGCAGGCGGCGCATCGCCACCTTGCCGATCGGCTATGCGGATGGCTATCCGCGCGCCGCGACCGCGACGGACGTCAAGCGCGAGCGCCAGATCGTCGCCGGCGAGGCCATCATCGCAGGGCGGCGTTGTCCCTTCGCCGGCCGGGTCTCGATGGATCTGATCACCGTCGATGTGACCGGGATCCCCGAGGGAGCGGTCAGGCGCGGCGACCCCGCCATCCTGATCGGCGAGGCCTTGCCGATCGACGAGGTGGGCGGGCGGGCCGAGACCATCGGCTATGAGATCCTGACGCGCCTCCGGCGGCGCTATCAGCGCCAGTATCTGCGCTGA